A single genomic interval of Microbacterium hydrocarbonoxydans harbors:
- a CDS encoding single-stranded DNA-binding protein produces MSDRIQHTFVSTNWYSVAAFRQLAEHAKVSLRSGDSVIVTGRMRIRAWENNGKQGTSVDIDADAIGHDLRWGTTAYRRTPRAAGAEPPRRAESTAAPAHGLAGHADETPRIETPEIETPEIETPWAQIDAADSSSERFADVHG; encoded by the coding sequence TTGTCTGACCGCATACAGCACACTTTTGTATCCACGAACTGGTATTCGGTGGCGGCGTTCCGCCAGCTCGCCGAGCATGCGAAGGTCTCGCTGCGCTCGGGGGACAGCGTGATCGTGACAGGACGGATGAGGATCAGGGCGTGGGAGAACAACGGCAAGCAGGGGACCAGCGTCGACATCGACGCCGATGCGATCGGTCACGACCTGCGATGGGGCACCACGGCCTATCGGCGCACTCCGCGCGCGGCCGGCGCGGAGCCGCCGAGACGCGCCGAGTCGACTGCCGCTCCTGCACACGGCCTGGCAGGGCACGCCGACGAGACGCCTAGGATCGAGACGCCTGAGATCGAGACGCCTGAGATCGAGACGCCGTGGGCGCAGATCGATGCCGCGGACTCGTCCTCGGAGCGGTTCGCAGATGTGCACGGGTAG